A region from the Zonotrichia leucophrys gambelii isolate GWCS_2022_RI chromosome 21, RI_Zleu_2.0, whole genome shotgun sequence genome encodes:
- the NOL9 gene encoding polynucleotide 5'-hydroxyl-kinase NOL9 gives MPARRSRPRRASARALARASRAEAAWREFAASFTRIGMVLPAEPGLVAVEAAEGTAVLLLEPRQALTFTGKCRLRCLYGAVRLLGFAVASHHPGLPVFSPATHCALSLEALPGARPPAAALRQLRAAARAAMRSHRVRRPARVKVMARFSPDCAVVLLEHLDTPVTRFLLSHPPLSRFFEPQKKEESNFTPEHAVLASVGIVKCSPDCGLQVSESMCLALEELIQACCEEDEGVPVVLVCGPKNTGKSTFNRYLINLLLNRLPVVEYMECDIGQTEFTPPGCVSLSSVTEPVLGPPFTHQQMPSKMVYYGQTSCEQDTERYLDVVKYVFSYYKKEVPLIINTMGWVKGEGLLLLIDLIRLLSPSHIVQMDMCDWKVMPPLTSEHIHFSPGLHTKGKQQSKCKQLGVGSMESWRCPEGEDVSAPQHKLLYVHPEFPRAGVAGEVRVHSSILRDMSILGYLGHLQSPDIGAVLPLHSLVPYQVPFNAVALRVIHTDVAPSNIMYAVNASWVGLCCIPEEIRCQSEGPVLLTQTPICDCLGFGIVRGVDMEKKLYHILTPVPPVNLRLVNCLLLGNIAIPNCVLVGQQGIEGEIPYVTSDYNYSIMGSGKLRKKKQHLKRRFECDYP, from the exons ATGCCCGCGCGGCGCAGCCGCCCCCGCCGGGCTTCGGCCCGTGCCCTGGCCCGCGCCAGTCGGGCGGAGGCGGCCTGGCGGGAGTTCGCCGCCTCCTTCACTCGCATCGGGATGGTGCTGCCGGCCGAGCCGGGGCTGGTGGCCGTGGAGGCGGCGGAGGGTACGGCCGTGCTGTTGCTGGAGCCGCGGCAG GCGCTGACCTTCACCGGCAAGTGCCGCCTGCGCTGCCTCTATGGGGCCGTCCGCCTGCTGGGCTTCGCCGTGGCCTCTCACCACCCGGGACTGCCGGTCTTCTCGCCGGCCACGCACTGCGCGCTCAGCCTGGAGGCGCTGCCcggcgcccgcccgcccgccgccgccctccGCCAGCtgcgcgccgccgcccgcgccgccaTGCGCTCGCACCGTGTCCGCCGCC CGGCGCGGGTGAAGGTGATGGCTCGGTTCTCTCCCGACTGCGccgtggtgctgctggagcacctggaCACGCCGGTGACGCGGTTCCTGCTGAGCCACCCGCCGCTGTCGCGGTTTTTCGAGCCCCAG AAAAAGGAGGAGTCAAACTTCACTCCAGAGCACGCGGTCCTGGCGTCCGTGGGCATCGTGAAGTGCAGCCCCGACTGCGGGCTGCAGGTGTCGGAGAGCATGTGCCTGGCGCTGGAGGAGCTGATCCAGGCCTGCTGTG aggaagatgaaggtgtccctgtggtgCTGGTGTGTGGCCCAAAAAACACTGGGAAATCAACATTCAACAGATATCTAATTAACCTGTTACTGAACCG ccttcctgTGGTGGAGTACATGGAGTGTGACATCGGCCAGACAGAATTCACTCCTCCCGGGTGCGTGTCCCTGAGCAGCGTCACGGAGCCAGTTCTGG GTCCCCCCTTCACTCACCAGCAGATGCCCAGTAAGATGGTGTATTATGGGCAGACCAGCTGTGAGCAGGACACGGAGAGGTACCTTGATGTTGTGAAATACGTGTTCAGCTACTACAAGAAGGAAGTGCCTCTAATCATCAACACCATGGGCTGGGTGAAAG GtgaagggctgctgctcctcattgATCTCATCCGGCTGTTGTCACCCAGCCACATTGTTCAGATGGACATGTGTGACTGGAAGGTCATGCCCCCGCTGACGTCTGAGCACATCCACTTCAGCCCCGGGCTGCACACCAAGGGCAAGCAGCAGTCCAAGTGCAAGCAGCTGGGAGTGGGCAGCATGGAGAGCTGGAGGTGCCCTGAAGGGGAGGACGTGTCAGCTCCACAGCACAAGCTGCTCTATGTCCACCCAGAGTTCCCTCGGGCAGGGGTGGCAGGTGAAGT GCGAGtgcacagcagcatcctgcGTGACATGTCCATCCTGGGATACCTGGGGCACCTGCAGAGCCCGGACATTGGGGCAGTGCtccctctgcacagcctggTGCCATATCAG GTACCTTTCAACGCTGTTGCACTCAGGGTTATTCACACGGATGTTGCTCCCAGCAACATCATGTACGCGGTGAACGCCAGCTGGGTCGGGCTCTGCTGCATTCCCGAGGAAATCCGGTGCCAGAGCGAGGGGCCAGTGCTGCTGACACAGACACCAATCTGTGACTGCCTGGGCTTCG gaattGTCCGAGGAGTTGATATGGAAAAGAAGCTTTACCACATCCTGACACCAGTGCCTCCAGTGAATCTGAGACTAGTGAATTGTCTGCTCCTTGGGAACATCGCCATCCCTAACTGTGTGCTTGTTGGTCAG cAAGGAATTGAGGGAGAGATCCCCTACGTCACATCTGATTACAACTACAGTATCATGGGCTCAGGGAAactgaggaagaagaagcagcaTTTGAAGAGAAGATTTGAGTGTGATTACCCTTGA
- the TAS1R1 gene encoding taste receptor type 1 member 1 has translation MPPPALLRLCLCAAAAAASSFSLRGDHRLAGLFPLHTAARRDDTSLLVRGCNDATFKNHGYCLAQALRFAVEEINNSTTLLPNVTLGYEIYDTCSDFTNFHATLCALARKGRQDVQVLPSFQHYEPQAVAVIGPDSTQLSLTTAAVLSLFLVPEISYEASTELLSLKRLYPSFLRTIPSDRQQVKAIFSLLQRFGWTWVVLLGSDDTYGRVGLNGLQELLTASNVCVAYRGTLPANSDASNPELHNLVRILTDVKVNVTIVFSTRGSVVPFFEVVVQKNITDMVWVASEDWSLARAIWQVPGIQTVGSVIGMAVEKPELTMLERFEAWKLWEEGAVAERGSSAEAGRDSVGSTRLDCTQRCTGCRALATAPDMYDAQGSFSVYSAVYAVAHGLHDLLGCASGACSKGIVYPWQLLQKIKQVNFTLNKSRISFDDHGDIHKGFDIVMWKWLGPKWAFDVIGTFHVNPDRLTIDPGKILWHTEDGKAPSSVCSEACKPGEMRLPQSRHKCCFSCMACPPGTFLNTSDPFDCQACGLDEWAPAGSEVCFNRTTDFLSWSEPLSCALLALAVLLMLLIAALTVLFALNASTPVVKSAGGNACFLMLGSLACTCSSLFCYFGEPSQVACLLRVPLFAISFTVFLSCVATRSFQILCIFKLNTRCPALYEAWMRRQGPVLFVAASTAAQVALCVAIEAASPSVPRREYGVRDEWVVLECSKSAAADATTAYTLLLSAACFVLTYAGTDLPAAYNEAKSLTVSLLLHLGCSAAVLCSQGTLRGQTETVARVLSTLGTLAALLGGYFVPRAFVILLRPHQNTAEHFQMVIQEYTRRLAAA, from the exons ATGCCGCCGCCCGCGCTGCTCCGCCTGTGCCTCTGCGCGgctgctgccgccgcctccTCGTTCAGCCTCCGCGGCGATCACCGCCTGGCCGGGCTGTTCCCGCTGCACACCGCGGCGCGCCGGGACGACACCAGCCTGCTCGTGCGCGGCTGCAACGA CGCCACCTTCAAGAATCACGGCTACTGCCTGGCCCAGGCCCTGCGCTTCGCTGTGGAGGAGATCAACAACTCCACCACGCTGCTCCCTAATGTCACTCTGGGCTATGAAATCTACGACACCTGCTCTGATTTTACCAACTTTCACGCCACGCTGTGTGCCCTGGCTCGCAAAGGCAGGCAGGATGTCCAGGTGCTCCCCAGTTTCCAACACTATGAACCCCAGGCTGTGGCCGTCATTGGCCCTGACAGCACCCAGCTGTCCCTCACCACAGCCGCTGTTCTCAGTCTCTTTCTTGTACCAGAG ATCAGCTACGAAGCCTCCACTGAGTTGCTGAGCCTGAAGCGGCTGTACCCCTCTTTCCTGCGCACCATCCCCAGTGACAGGCAGCAGGTGAAGGCCATCTTCTCACTGCTGCAGCGCTTTGGCTGGACctgggtggtgctgctgggcagcgATGACACCTATGGCAGGGTTGGCCTGAatggcctgcaggagctgctgactgCAAGCAACGTGTGCGTGGCCTACCGAGGCACCCTCCCTGCCAATTCAGATGCCAGCAACCCGGAGCTTCACAACCTGGTCCGAATCCTCACAGATGTCAAGGTCAATGTCACTATCGTGTTCTCCACCAGAGGAAGCGTTGTGCCGTTCTTTGAGGTGGTGGTCCAGAAGAACATCACAGACATGGTGTGGGTGGCCTCTGAAGACTGGTCATTGGCTCGAGCTATCTGGCAGGTACCTGGCATCCAGACCGTCGGTTCGGTGATTGGGATGGCAGTAGAGAAGCCAGAGCTCACCATGCTGGAGCGCTTTGAGGCCTGGAAGCTGTGGGAGGAAGGCGCTGTGGCTGAGcgtggcagcagtgcagaggcaggcagggactcTGTGGGGAGCACACGGCTGGACTGCACGCAGCGCTGCACCGGCTGCCGCGCGCTCGCCACCGCCCCTGACATGTACGATGCTCAAGGCTCCTTCAGCGTGTACTCGGCCGTGTATGCTGTGGCCCATGGCCTCCATgacctgctgggctgtgcctcgGGGGCCTGCAGCAAAGGCATTGTCTATCCCTGGCAG CTCCTACAAAAGATTAAGCAAGTAAACTTCACCCTGAACAAGAGCCGAATCTCTTTCGATGACCACGGGGACATTCATAAAGGCTTTGACATTGTCATGTGGAAGTGGCTGGGACCAAAGTGGGCTTTTGATGTGATAGGAACATTCCATGTGAACCCTGACAGGCTGACCATCGACCCAGGCAAAATCCTGTGGCACACAGAAGACGGCAAG GCTCCCAGCTCGGTGTGCTCGGAGGCCTGTAAGCCAGGAGAGATGAGGCTGCCGCAGAGCCGCCACAAatgctgcttcagctgcatGGCCTGTCCACCAGGAACCTTCCTGAACACATCGG ACCCCTTTGACTGCCAGGCCTGTGGCTTGGATGAGTGGGCCCCAGCAGGGAGCGAGGTCTGCTTCAACCGCACCACCGACTTCCTGTCCTGGTCCGAGCCCCTCTCCTGCGCGCTGTTGGCCCTGGCTGTTCTTCTCATGCTGCTCATAGCGGCGCTGACTGTCCTGTTCGCCCTCAATGCCTCCACACCTGTGGTCAAGTCCGCGGGCGGGAACGCGTGTTTCCTCATGCTGGGCTCCCTGgcctgcacctgcagcagcctcttctGCTACTTCGGGGAGCCCTCGCAGGTGGCGTGCCTGCTGCGGGTGCCGCTCTTCGCCATCAGCTTCACCGTGTTCCTCTCGTGCGTGGCGACCCGCTCCTTCCAGATCCTCTGCATCTTCAAGCTGAACACGCGCTGCCCGGCGCTCTACGAGGCCTGGATGCGGCGCCAGGGGCCGGTGCTGTTCGTGGCCGCCAGCACGGCGGCACAAGTGGCGCTGTGCGTGGCCATCGAGGCCGCCAGCCCCTCGGTGCCGCGCCGGGAGTACGGCGTGCGGGACGAGTGGGTGGTGCTGGAGTGCTCCAAGAGCGCCGCGGCCGACGCCACCACCGCCTACACGCTGCTGCTCAGCGCCGCCTGCTTCGTGCTCACCTACGCGGGCACCGACCTGCCCGCCGCCTACAACGAGGCCAAGAGCCTCACCGTGAGCCTGCTGCTACACCTGGGCTGCTCGGCCGCCGTGCTCTGCTCGCAGGGCACGCTGCGCGGCCAGACCGAGACGGTGGCGCGGGTGCTCAGCACGCTGGGCACGCTCGCAGCGCTGCTGGGCGGGTACTTCGTGCCGCGGGCCTTCGTCATCCTGCTGCGGCCGCACCAAAACACGGCCGAACACTTCCAGATGGTTATCCAGGAGTACACGCGCCGCCTGGCCGCCGCCTGA
- the ZBTB48 gene encoding telomere zinc finger-associated protein, with protein sequence MAAAAAHSVRVLRELNRQRAAGQFCDATLGVGGREFRAHWPVLASCSRFFRARGPGGPVALPDGLADTFQLLLDFFYTGRLALTAHNRARLLAAAEQLGVPDAVALCRAFRPRPRRAAAAARPEPAAAPQPGGQAGSPSAPEEAAVGGGGRGDGDAEPLPEEKVLRSKKSPPAPGKAPGSRKGTAVPVECPTCHKTFLSKYYLKVHNRKHTGEKPFECSKCGKCYFRKENLLEHEARNCMNRSEQVFTCSACPEVFKRRMELRLHMVSHTGEMPYKCSSCSQQFMQKKDLQSHMIKLHGAPKPHACSTCSKCFLSRTELRLHEAFKHRGEKLFVCEECGHRASSRNGLQMHIKAKHRNERPYVCEFCHHAFTQKANLNMHLRTHTGEKPFQCHLCGKTFRTQASLDKHNRTHTGERPFSCEFCEQRFTEKGPLLRHVASRHQEGRPHFCHICGKTFKAVEQLRVHVRRHKGVRKFECIECGYKFTRQAHLRRHMEIHDRVENYNPRQRKLRNLIIEDEKDVMVVLQPPPELEVGSAEVIVESLTRGPLPEEVPAQKLCSNENFSPADVIEQSLIITTTIPEDCET encoded by the exons atggcggcggcggcggcgcacAGCGTGCGGGTGCTGCGGGAGCTGAACCGGCAGCGCGCAGCCGGGCAGTTCTGCGACGCGACGCTCGGCGTGGGCGGCCGCGAGTTCCGCGCGCACTGGCCGGTGCTCGCCAGCTGCTCCCGCTTCTTCCGCGCGCGCGGCCCCGGCGGGCCCGTGGCGCTGCCCGACGGCCTCGCCGAcaccttccagctgctgctcgACTTCTTCTACACGGGGCGCCTGGCGCTCACGGCGCACAACCGCGCCCGCCTGCTGGCGGCCGCCGAGCAGCTCGGCGTGCCCGACGCCGTGGCGCTGTGCCGCGCCTtccgcccgcggccccgccgcgctgccgccgccgcccgcccggagCCCGCGGCGGCCCCGCAGCCCGGCGGGCAGGCG GGCTCCCCCTCAGCCCCGGAGGAGGCGGCGGTGGgtggcggcgggcggggggacGGCGATGCTGAGCCTCTTCCCGAGGAGAAGGTGCTGCGGAGCAAAAAGAGCCCCCCCGCTCCGGGAAAGGCGCCGGGGAGCAGAAAAGGTACAGCGGTGCCGGTCGAGTGCCCCACATGTCATAAAACCTTCCTCAGCAAATATTACCTTAAAGTGCACAACAG GAAACACACTGGAGAGAAGCCATTTGAGTGTTCCAAGTGTGGCAAATGTTACTTTAGAAAAGAGAATCTCCTGGAACACGAAGCTAGGAACTGCATGAACCGATCGGAACAG GTATTCACGTGCTCGGCCTGCCCTGAGGTGTTCAAGCGGCGGATGGAGCTGCGGCTGCACATGGTGTCACACACTGGGGAGATGCCTTACAAG TGCTCCTCGTGCTCACAGCAGTTCATGCAGAAGAAGGACCTGCAGAGCCACATGATAAAGCTGCACGGTGCCCCCAAGCCCCATGCG TGCTCAACCTGCTCCAAGTGCTTTCTGTCCCGGACAGAGCTGCGCCTGCACGAGGCCTTCAAGCACCGTGGCGAGAAGCTGTTTGTGTGTGAGGAGTGTGGGCACAGGGCCTCGAGCCGCAACGGCCTCCAGATGCACATCAAAGCCAAGCACAG GAATGAGAGGCCCTACGTGTGTGAGTTCTGCCACCACGCCTTCACACAGAAAGCCAACCTCAACATGCACCTGCGCACGCACACCGGCGAGAAGCCCttccagtgccacctctgcgGCAAGACCTTCCGGACACAAG CGAGTCTGGACAAACACAACCGGACGCACACGGGGGAGCGGCCGTTCAGCTGCGAGTTCTGTGAGCAGCGTTTCACGGAGAAGGGGCCGCTGCTGAGGCACGTGGCCAGCCGGCACCAGGAGGGGCGGCCCCACTTCTGCCACATCTGTGGGAAGACATTCAAAG CGGTAGAACAACTGCGTGTCCACGTTCGCCGGCACAAGGGAGTGAGGAAGTTTGAGTGCATTGAGTGTGGCTACAAATTCACACGGCAG GCTCACTTGAGGCGCCACATGGAGATCCACGACCGAGTGGAGAACTATAACCCTCGGCAGCGGAAGCTGCGGAACCTGATCATCGAGGATGAGAAGGATGTGATGGTggtgctgcagccaccaccAGAGCTGGAGGTGGGCTCAGCCGAGGTGATTGTGGAGTCGCTGACCCGTGGGCCGCTGCCTGAGGAGGTCCCTGCACAGAAACTCTGTTCAAATGAGAACTTCTCCCCTGCAGATGTGATTGAGCAATCACTGATTATAACTACAACGATTCCTGAAGACTGTGAGACGTAG
- the KLHL21 gene encoding kelch-like protein 21: MATGTGGTAAGASATAAAATGEPAHAVSLLRGLSALRAERSLLDVTVVAGGREFGAHRAVLAAASGYFRAMFGGALRESRAERVRLHGVEPECLGRLLDFAYTGRVGRLGPDIAERLLRAADLLQFPAVKEACGAWLARQLEPANALDMQDFAEAFACPELAAAAHRFVLRHVGELGAQLERLPLPRLLSYLRDDGLCIPKEEAAFQLALRWVRADPATRAPLLPQLLAHVRLPFVRRFYLLAHVESEPLVARCPPCLRLLREARDFQAARLDRHDRGPCARMRPRPSTGLAEILVLVGGCDRDCDELVTVDCYNPRTGHWRYLAEFPEHLGGGYSVAALGNDIYVTGGSDGSRLYDCVWRYNSSVNEWTEVSPMLKAREYHSSTVLDGLLYVVASDSTERYDHTLDSWEALQPMLYPMDNCSTTSCRGKLFAIGSLAGKESMVMQCYDPDSDLWSLVNCGHLPPWSFAPKTVTLNGLMYFIRDDSAEVDVYNPSKNEWDKIPAMLQVHVGGSVAVLGGKLYVSGGYDNTFELSDVLEAYDPETRTWSVVGQLPEPIFWHGSVSIFRQFMPETTQEDDSITLDNTISLSRQNQNLHNQNLNELP, translated from the exons ATGGCGACAGGCACCGGCGGGACGGCAGCGGGAGCCTCAGCtacggcggcggcggcgacgGGAGAACCGGCACACGCGGTGTCGCTGCTGCGGGGTCTGAGCGCGCTGCGGGCCGAGCGGAGCCTGCTGGACGTGACGGTGGTGGCCGGCGGGCGAGAGTTCGGGGCTCACCGCGCCGTTCTGGCCGCAGCCTCGGGATATTTCCGCGCCATGTTCGGCGGGGCCCTGCGCGAGTCGCGGGCCGAGCGTGTGCGGCTGCACGGCGTCGAGCCCGAGTGCCTGGGGCGGCTGCTCGACTTCGCCTACACCGGCCGCGTGGGGCGGCTGGGCCCCGACATCGCCGAGCGCCTGCTGCGCGCCGCCGACCTGCTGCAGTTCCCCGCCGTCAAGGAGGCCTGCGGTGCCTGGCTGGCGCGGCAGCTGGAGCCCGCCAACGCCCTGGACATGCAGGACTTCGCGGAGGCCTTCGCCTGCCCGGAGCTGGCGGCTGCCGCCCACCGCTTCGTGCTGCGGCACGTGGGCGAGCTGGGCGCCCAGCTGGAGCGGCTGCCGCTGCCGCGCCTCCTCTCCTACCTGCGGGACGATGGGCTCTGCATCCCCAAGGAGGAGGCCGCCTTTCAGCTGGCGCTGCGCTGGGTGCGCGCCGACCCCGCCACGCGTGCCCCGCTGCTGCCGCAGCTGCTGGCCCACGTCCGCCTGCCCTTTGTACGCCGCTTCTACCTGCTGGCCCACGTGGAGAGCGAGCCGCTGGTGGCCCGCTGCCCTCCGTGCCTGCGCCTCCTGCGTGAGGCCCGCGACTTCCAGGCTGCCCGCCTCGACCGCCACGACCGCGGGCCCTGTGCCCGCATGCGGCCCCGGCCCTCCACTGGCCTCGCCGAGATCCTGGTCCTCGTTGGTGGCTGCGACCGTGACTGCGATGAGCTTGTCACCGTCGACTGCTACAACCCACGCACTGGCCACTGGCGCTACCTGGCCGAGTTCCCCGAGCACCTGGGAGGGGGCTACAGTGTCGCTGCGCTGGGCAACGACATCTATGTCACTG GGGGCTCGGACGGCTCCAGGCTGTACGACTGTGTCTGGAGGTACAATTCCAGCGTCAACGAGTGGACAGAGGTGTCGCCCATGCTGAAAGCCAGGGAATACCACAGCTCCACAGTCCTGGACGGGCTGCTCTACGTGGTTGCCTCTGACAGCACGGAGCGCTATGACCACACGCTGGACAGCTGGGAGGCCCTGCAGCCCATGCTCTATCCCATGGACAACTGCTCCACCACCTCCTGCCGAGGGAAGCTCTTCGCCATCGGCTCCCTGGCTGGCAAAGAGTCCATGGTCATGCAGTGCTATGACCCTGACAGTGATCTCTGGTCCCTTGTCAACTGTGGCCACCTGCCGCCCTGGTCCTTTGCCCCGAAGACCGTCACGCTCAATGGTCTCATGTACTTCATACG AGATGACTCGGCTGAAGTGGATGTTTACAATCCATCGAAGAATGAATGGGATAAAATCCCTGCCATGCTTCAG GTTCACGTTGGgggcagtgtggctgtgctcGGTGGGAAGCTCTATGTCTCGGGAGGCTACGACAACACCTTTGAACTCTCGGATGTGCTGGAAGCCTACGACCCCGAGACACGAACGTGGAGTGTCGTGGGCCAGCTCCCCGAGCCCATCTTCTGGCACGGCAGCGTCAGCATCTTCCGGCAGTTCATGCCAGAAACCACACAGGAGGACGACAGCATCACGCTGGACAACACCATCAGCCTGAGCAGGCAGAACCAAAACCTTCACAACCAGAACCTCAATGAGCTGCCTTAG